A region from the Aegilops tauschii subsp. strangulata cultivar AL8/78 chromosome 5, Aet v6.0, whole genome shotgun sequence genome encodes:
- the LOC141022902 gene encoding uncharacterized protein — translation MLFLMVIDTLNNLICRAASEGVLQRLTARHMTSSVSIYADDVVVFCRPDGHDLTAVRELLRVFGAASGLHTNYAKCAVSPIQCTDADRAMITVTLACLLQDFPTTYLGLPLSIRKVSSTALQPIIDKLEHRLSPWWASLMSRGDRLALCRHVLSAMPTHIMIAMAINPPILKRINRLIRNFLWYDRKDASGGHCKVN, via the coding sequence ATGCTCTTTCTCATGGTCATCGACACCCTCAACAATCTCATATGCCGTGCGGCCAGCGAGGGGGTGCTGCAACGCCTCACTGCGCGTCATATGACCTCGAGCGTCTCCATCTACGCCGACGACGTCGTTGTCTTCTGCCGACCGGACGGGCACGACCTGACTGCCGTCCGCGAGCTGCTACGGGTATTCGGGGCCGCTTCTGGGCTGCACACCAACTACGCCAAATGCGCGGTCTCCCCTATCCAGTGCACGGACGCGGACCGGGCCATGATCACCGTGACCCTCGCCTGCCTGCTGCAAGACTTCCCCACCACCTACCTCGGGCTGCCACTGTCGATCCGCAAAGTCAGCTCCACCGCTCTACAACCCATCATAGACAAGCTGGAGCACAGGCTGTCGCCGTGGTGGGCATCCCTGATGTCGAGGGGCGACCGGCTTGCCCTGTGCCGCCATGTACTTTCGGCCATGCCCACACACATCATGATCGCAATGGCCATCAACCCGCCCATCCTAAAGCGCATCAATCGCTTGATTCGAAACTTCCTTTGGTACGACCGGAAGGACGCGAGTGGAGGCCATTGCAAGGTCAACTAG
- the LOC109773706 gene encoding squamosa promoter-binding-like protein 17 isoform X1 has protein sequence METGGSGGGDGGGRRPGDDLHGLNFGQKIYFEQDVAGSSSSGGRKGKGPAPARAGGGGGGGGSGASTPAAGGNASQSQQPRCQVEGCGVDLSGGKTYYCRHKVCLEHSKAPLVVVAGIEQRFCQQCSRFHQLPEFDQGKRSCRRRLAGHNERRRKPPPGPMSTRYGRLAASFNEDPGRLRSFLLDFSYPRAPAGVRDPWPAVQAGDHRMPGTTHWQGGHHEHHPHRSAVAGYGDHHAYNGQGSSSGGGGAPPPMIPGGFELPSDECMAGVAADSSCALSLLSTQPWDSSAHSSSHNRSPAMSTTSAFQGSPVAPSVMASNYMAASSSGSWGSPRGARSMQQQHHHHQQHHMQHDTVMSEVHPSSVHHGQFGELELALQQGRAAPNPPHAEHGSGGAFSHSSNAMNWSL, from the exons atgGAGACcgggggcagcggcggcggcgacggcggcgggagACGGCCCGGGGACGACCTCCACGGGCTCAACTTCGGCCAGAAGATCTACTTCGAGCAGGACGTGGCCGGGTCCTCCTCCTCGGGTGGCAGAAAGGGCAAGGGCCCCGCCCCCGcccgagcaggaggtggaggtggaggtggagggtCAGGAGCCTCCACCCCCGCGGCCGGCGGCAACGCCTCGCAGTCGCAGCAGCCGAGGTGCCAGGTGGAGGGGTGCGGCGTGGATCTGAGCGGCGGCAAGACCTACTACTGCCGCCACAAGGTGTGCCTGGAGCATTCCAAGGCGCCgctcgtcgtcgtcgccggcatCGAGCAGCGCTTCTGCCAGCAGTGCAGCAG GTTCCACCAGCTACCTGAATTTGACCAAGGAAAACGAAGCTGCCGCCGACGCCTCGCCGGTCACAACGAGCGCCGGAGGAAGCCGCCGCCCGGGCCTATGTCTACACGCTATGGCCGGCTTGCCGCGTCCTTCAACG AAGATCCAGGCAGGCTCAGAAGCTTTCTGCTGGACTTCTCGTACCCGAGGGCCCCGGCCGGCGTGAGGgacccgtggccggctgtgcagGCTGGCGACCACCGCATGCCTGGCACCACCCACTGGCAGGGCGGCCATCATGAGCACCACCCTCACCGCAGTGCAGTTGCGGGATACGGCGACCACCACGCGTACAACGGCCAGGGGAGCAGCTCGGGGGGAGGCGGCGCGCCGCCGCCGATGATCCCGGGCGGCTTCGAGCTCCCCTCGGACGAATGTATGGCGGGCGTCGCCGCCGACTCCAGCTGTGCTCTCTCTCTTCTGTCAACTCAGCCATGGGATAGTAGTGCCCACAGCTCCAGCCACAACCGGTCCCCGGCGATGTCGACGACCAGCGCCTTCCAGGGCAGCCCGGTGGCGCCCTCCGTCATGGCCAGCAACTACATGGCGGCAAGCAGCAGCGGCTCCTGGGGCAGCCCCCGGGGCGCCAGGAGCATGCAGcagcagcaccaccaccaccagcagcaTCACATGCAGCATGACACGGTCATGAGCGAGGTCCATCCGAGCTCGGTTCACCACGGCCAGttcggcgagctcgagctcgcgcTGCAGCAGGGGAGGGCCGCGCCGAACCCGCCGCACGCCGAGCACGGGTCCGGCGGGGCCTTCAGCCATTCCAGCAACGCGATGAACTGGTCTCTGTAG
- the LOC141022903 gene encoding uncharacterized protein, which produces MDLIGLAPRLDAMISANQSAFIAGQCIHDNFLLVQQTAWQLHNLKNPRVMLKLDIARAFDAVSWAFLLETLRHLGFGHRWCEWICILLGTANTRVLSNGVPGPPIQHRCGLR; this is translated from the coding sequence ATGGATTTAATCGGCCTCGCGCCACGCCTCGATGCCATGATATCTGCTAACCAAAGTGCGTTCATCGCCGGCCAGTGTATACACGACAACTTCTTGCTCGTGCAGCAAACAGCGTGGCAGCTCCACAACCTGAAGAATCCCCGCGTCATGCTTAAGCTCGATATTGCACGCGCTTTCGACGCCGTGTCCTGGGCTTTCCTGCTGGAGACATTACGCCACCTGGGATTTGGTCACCGGTGGTGCGAGTGGATATGCATACTCCTCGGCACGGCTAACACACGCGTCCTCAGCAACGGTGTCCCCGGACCGCCCATCCAACACCGCTGCGGGCTGCGGTAG
- the LOC109773706 gene encoding squamosa promoter-binding-like protein 17 isoform X2, which translates to METGGSGGGDGGGRRPGDDLHGLNFGQKIYFEQDVAGSSSSGGRKGKGPAPARAGGGGGGGGSGASTPAAGGNASQSQQPRCQVEGCGVDLSGGKTYYCRHKVCLEHSKAPLVVVAGIEQRFCQQCSRFHQLPEFDQGKRSCRRRLAGHNERRRKPPPGPMSTRYGRLAASFNDPGRLRSFLLDFSYPRAPAGVRDPWPAVQAGDHRMPGTTHWQGGHHEHHPHRSAVAGYGDHHAYNGQGSSSGGGGAPPPMIPGGFELPSDECMAGVAADSSCALSLLSTQPWDSSAHSSSHNRSPAMSTTSAFQGSPVAPSVMASNYMAASSSGSWGSPRGARSMQQQHHHHQQHHMQHDTVMSEVHPSSVHHGQFGELELALQQGRAAPNPPHAEHGSGGAFSHSSNAMNWSL; encoded by the exons atgGAGACcgggggcagcggcggcggcgacggcggcgggagACGGCCCGGGGACGACCTCCACGGGCTCAACTTCGGCCAGAAGATCTACTTCGAGCAGGACGTGGCCGGGTCCTCCTCCTCGGGTGGCAGAAAGGGCAAGGGCCCCGCCCCCGcccgagcaggaggtggaggtggaggtggagggtCAGGAGCCTCCACCCCCGCGGCCGGCGGCAACGCCTCGCAGTCGCAGCAGCCGAGGTGCCAGGTGGAGGGGTGCGGCGTGGATCTGAGCGGCGGCAAGACCTACTACTGCCGCCACAAGGTGTGCCTGGAGCATTCCAAGGCGCCgctcgtcgtcgtcgccggcatCGAGCAGCGCTTCTGCCAGCAGTGCAGCAG GTTCCACCAGCTACCTGAATTTGACCAAGGAAAACGAAGCTGCCGCCGACGCCTCGCCGGTCACAACGAGCGCCGGAGGAAGCCGCCGCCCGGGCCTATGTCTACACGCTATGGCCGGCTTGCCGCGTCCTTCAACG ATCCAGGCAGGCTCAGAAGCTTTCTGCTGGACTTCTCGTACCCGAGGGCCCCGGCCGGCGTGAGGgacccgtggccggctgtgcagGCTGGCGACCACCGCATGCCTGGCACCACCCACTGGCAGGGCGGCCATCATGAGCACCACCCTCACCGCAGTGCAGTTGCGGGATACGGCGACCACCACGCGTACAACGGCCAGGGGAGCAGCTCGGGGGGAGGCGGCGCGCCGCCGCCGATGATCCCGGGCGGCTTCGAGCTCCCCTCGGACGAATGTATGGCGGGCGTCGCCGCCGACTCCAGCTGTGCTCTCTCTCTTCTGTCAACTCAGCCATGGGATAGTAGTGCCCACAGCTCCAGCCACAACCGGTCCCCGGCGATGTCGACGACCAGCGCCTTCCAGGGCAGCCCGGTGGCGCCCTCCGTCATGGCCAGCAACTACATGGCGGCAAGCAGCAGCGGCTCCTGGGGCAGCCCCCGGGGCGCCAGGAGCATGCAGcagcagcaccaccaccaccagcagcaTCACATGCAGCATGACACGGTCATGAGCGAGGTCCATCCGAGCTCGGTTCACCACGGCCAGttcggcgagctcgagctcgcgcTGCAGCAGGGGAGGGCCGCGCCGAACCCGCCGCACGCCGAGCACGGGTCCGGCGGGGCCTTCAGCCATTCCAGCAACGCGATGAACTGGTCTCTGTAG